The Nitrospira sp. sequence GCCGGCGATTGTTCGTCGGGAAATTGCGCCTGGATCTCCATACACAGAGCCGCTTCCTTTCGGAATCAGTATCTCATATCGACGACCCAAGGTGTTAGGAGGCCTCAGGATGCCTGACGCGTTTTGCTACGGCATCGAATCCGGATCGTAGCAAAAGGCCACGATTGTTAGGCGTTGCGCGAAGAAAACAACGTATTTGAGGGGCATGCCCCGTGCGAGAAGGCTAGAAGGGGGAGGTGTCTCTGGGTTTGGAGCACACAGCCAAGGAGTTGTGATTTGTGGATAGTCCCGGGCTGAATCGGAACGCGACCTTCTTTCTGGCCTATGCCATGCGTTGTCTAGTGGCCGTTGCAATCGTGGCAGCAAGCATCGGCTGCGAGAACAAACCGGCGGCGGATATCTCAACAGTCAATCCGGACTCGCCTCCCACACGGCCGGGATTCGTGCGGCTGACGCCGGAAGAGTTATCTCGGATGCAGCTGGAACTTACGCCGGTGGTGCAGGGGCAGATTCTTTCCCATCGTGAGTTTCCCGCAACCGTTCAAGCCAACCAAAACGAATTGGCCGAGGTCACCACGCTGATCCGTGGCAGGGTTGTGAAGGTCCATGTCGATGTCGGACAGGATGTGAAGAACGGCGCACTGTTGGCAATGCTCCACAGTGTGGACCTTGGCGTCGCGGAAGGAGACTACCTCAAAGCCGGGGCACGGTTGCATGAGGCGGAGCTGGCGCATCTCCGCGCCAAGGACCTGTACGACAACAAGGCTGTCAGCTTGGCGGAACTGCAACGACGCGAAGCTGCCATGAAGACGGCACGAGCCGAACTGCGAGAGGGAAAGAACCGCCTCGAGCTGCTTGGTGTGCCACCGGAGGAGATCGACAGACTTGATCGGGAATTGACGATCAAAGCCGACATGCCCTTGCGCGCCCCGTTCGATGGGCGGGTCATCACACGCAACATCACGCGGGGGGAAGTGGTCGAGACGGAACAAAAGCTGTTCACCGTGGCCAATCTCACGGATGTGTGGGTGATCGGGAACGTGCCGGAGAAGGATGTCCGGTTCATCCGCAAGGACCAGAAGGTGAATGTGGTCGTGGCAGCCTATCCCCATGCAATCTTCAGCGGAACGATCACCTATGTCGGAGATGTGCTTGATCCCGCAACTCGCACGATGAGTCTCCGGGTCACGGTTCCTAACACCGATCGTCTGTTGAAACCGGAAATGTTCGCCATCGTCAGCGTGTATGTAGCATCCGGTCCGGACGCACTGAGCGTACCATTGGCGGCGATCCAAGACGGACCTGCCGGCAAGATGGTGTTTGTTCAGCGGGGGGCCGGCGCGTTCGAGGCGCGGACAGTCAAGTTGGGGAACGAAGAGAGCGACGTGGTCAGCGTACTGGAAGGGGTGAAGGCAGGCGAGCAGGTCGTCACAAAGGGCTCCTTCGCTCTCAAGTCGGAAATGGAACGGCATAAGATCGAGCCTTCACTATGATCGCCGCGCTTCTCGAATTTTCACTCCGGCAACGGATCCTGGTCCTGGGGCTGGCCTGTCTGTTATCCGTCGTCGGCGTCTTTGCCTTTCAGTCTATCGCCATCGATGCCTATCCCGACGTGACCAACATCCAAGTGCAGGTGCTGACGGAGGCGGCCGGTCTCTCACCGGTCGAAGTGGAGCGATTCATTACGTATCCCCTCGAACTCCAGATGACGGGTCTGCCGGGTCTGGCGGAAATCCGATCGCTCTCCAAATTCGCGCTCTCTCAGATCACGGTGGTGTTTCAAGACGACGTCGAAATCTATTTCGCCCGCCAGTTGGTCTTGGAGCGGATCATGGCGGCCAAAGAGCGGCTACCGGAGGGGCTCGAACCCGTGATGGCTCCTGTCACCACTGGGTTGGGCGAGATCTATCACTACTATGTCGAAGGATCCCATGCGACGGCGACCGATCCTCAGGTTGTCGAAAGAGAATTGACGGATCAACGGACGATGCAGGACTGGGTTCTCCGCCCTCTGCTGAAGAGCGTGCCGGGTGTGATCGATGTGAACGGCATGGGCGGATTCGTGAAACAGTATCAAGTCCTGGTGGATTCGGCCAAGCTCCGTAAGTTCGACTTGACGATCCACCAGATCTATGAGGCGGTGGTGAAGAACAACGCCAATGTCGGAGGCAATGTGTTGGAACGGCATGCCGACCGCTCGATCGTGCGAGGGCTGGGGTTGATCAAGACTGCGGGCGATATCGAATCCATCATCGTGAAAGAGGTCGGCGGCACGCCGGTATTCGTTCGGGATGTCGCCGAAGTCCGGATAGGCCACGCCGTTCGCCATGGTGCCGTGGTTCTTAATGGGGAACGGGAGGTCGTGATTGGGACGGTGCTGATGCTCCGCGGAGGCAATGCCCGTCAGGTGGTCGAAGCGGTCAAGGCCAAGGTGCAGGATCTGCAACAGAGTACGATCCTGCCGGCAGGCACGAAACTAATCCCATTCTATGATCGCATCGAACTGGTGAATGCCGCCATTCAGACGGTGCGCGACGCGTTGATCGAAGGGATCGTACTGGTGGTCTTCGTCTTCTTTTTCTTTCTGGGCCATGTGCGCAGTGCCGTTGTCGTGACCGTCTCGTTGATCGTTACCCCTTTGATCACGTTCATCGCCATGCAGCGGCTGGGGCTGTCCGCCAACTTGATGACCCTCGGCGGGCTGGCTATCGCCATCGGTGAGATTGCGGACGGCTCACTGGTCGTGGTCGAAAACGTATATCGCCATCTCGCGCAGACCAACGGGGAGACTGGAAAGAGCAAGGTCGACGTGATTCTGCGGGCCACAAAAGAAGTGGGCCGGCCGATCCTCTTCGGCATTCTGATCATCAGCGTCGTCTTCCTGCCGCTCATGACCTTGCACGGAATGGAGGGGAAGATGTTCGCGCCGCTGGCCTACACACTGGTAATCGCGCTCCTGGCCTCGGTCGTGGTGACGCTGACGCTGTCGCCGGTGCTCGTCTCGTTGTTCCTGCGCGGTGATCATCAGGAAGAAACCCGTGTAACGCGCTGGATGAAGGAGCGCTATCTGCCCGTGCTCCGGTGGACGCTCCGGCATCGCGGCCTCGTCCTGTCCGGGTCGATCGTCATCGTATTGAGCAGTCTCGCTCTCATCCCATTCGTGGGGCGGGAATTCATTCCACTGCTTGAGGAAGGAGCCCTGACCCCCCAGATTGTGAAACTGCCGAGTGTATCGCTGGCCGAGTCCATCGAAATGGAAAAGCAGGCCCAAAAGGTCATGTTGGAGTTTCCCGAAGTGAAGTTGGCGGTGAGCAGAATCGGTCGGGCCGAGATTCCCTACCATCCGGAAGATCTATATGAAAGCGACCCGATCGTGTCCTTGCACGACCGGAGTCTCTGGAAGACGGCGAGGACCCAATCAGGGTTGACCGACGCCATGAGGAAAAAACTGGCGGAGATCCCCGGCATCTCCGTCCTCATGAGCCAGCCGATACAAGAACGGGTAGACGAGCTGATCTCCGGCATCAGGACCCAATGCGCCATCAAGCTGTTCGGAGACGATCTCGATGTGCTCCGCGACAAGGCGCAAGAGATTGCTGCGTTGATGCAGCAGGTCAACGGCGTCAAAGATGTCAAAGTCGAACCGATTGCCGGCCAGCCCTATCTCATCATCGATGTCGACCGGCAAAAAATCGCCCGCTACGGCATCAACGTGGCCGACGTGCAGGAGATCATCACCACTGCCATCGGAGGCAAGGTGGCGACTCACGTGTACGAGGGTGAACGGCGGTTTCAGTTGACCCTTCGATTTCCGGAACCGCAACGCAACAGTATCGGCACCATCAAGGAAATTCGGGTGAAGTCGGCGG is a genomic window containing:
- a CDS encoding efflux RND transporter permease subunit; the protein is MIAALLEFSLRQRILVLGLACLLSVVGVFAFQSIAIDAYPDVTNIQVQVLTEAAGLSPVEVERFITYPLELQMTGLPGLAEIRSLSKFALSQITVVFQDDVEIYFARQLVLERIMAAKERLPEGLEPVMAPVTTGLGEIYHYYVEGSHATATDPQVVERELTDQRTMQDWVLRPLLKSVPGVIDVNGMGGFVKQYQVLVDSAKLRKFDLTIHQIYEAVVKNNANVGGNVLERHADRSIVRGLGLIKTAGDIESIIVKEVGGTPVFVRDVAEVRIGHAVRHGAVVLNGEREVVIGTVLMLRGGNARQVVEAVKAKVQDLQQSTILPAGTKLIPFYDRIELVNAAIQTVRDALIEGIVLVVFVFFFFLGHVRSAVVVTVSLIVTPLITFIAMQRLGLSANLMTLGGLAIAIGEIADGSLVVVENVYRHLAQTNGETGKSKVDVILRATKEVGRPILFGILIISVVFLPLMTLHGMEGKMFAPLAYTLVIALLASVVVTLTLSPVLVSLFLRGDHQEETRVTRWMKERYLPVLRWTLRHRGLVLSGSIVIVLSSLALIPFVGREFIPLLEEGALTPQIVKLPSVSLAESIEMEKQAQKVMLEFPEVKLAVSRIGRAEIPYHPEDLYESDPIVSLHDRSLWKTARTQSGLTDAMRKKLAEIPGISVLMSQPIQERVDELISGIRTQCAIKLFGDDLDVLRDKAQEIAALMQQVNGVKDVKVEPIAGQPYLIIDVDRQKIARYGINVADVQEIITTAIGGKVATHVYEGERRFQLTLRFPEPQRNSIGTIKEIRVKSAAGALIPMSDLATIEMREGPARISREHVKRRIYIGFNVVGRDIGGVVDEGRKRLATQIRLPEGYSVVWGGAFENMERANARLSIVVPITLGLVYFLLFWAFHSLRYATLIFLNLPFALIGGVVSLWLSGQYLSVPASIGFIELFGLAVGNGIVLVSYINQLRSGGKPTDEAIVTGCSLRLRPVVMTMMTTLLGLLPLALAQGIGAEVQRPLASVVIGGLFTSTALTLVVLPVLYSMFAGEVVKTEEAPEWV
- a CDS encoding efflux RND transporter periplasmic adaptor subunit; this encodes MDSPGLNRNATFFLAYAMRCLVAVAIVAASIGCENKPAADISTVNPDSPPTRPGFVRLTPEELSRMQLELTPVVQGQILSHREFPATVQANQNELAEVTTLIRGRVVKVHVDVGQDVKNGALLAMLHSVDLGVAEGDYLKAGARLHEAELAHLRAKDLYDNKAVSLAELQRREAAMKTARAELREGKNRLELLGVPPEEIDRLDRELTIKADMPLRAPFDGRVITRNITRGEVVETEQKLFTVANLTDVWVIGNVPEKDVRFIRKDQKVNVVVAAYPHAIFSGTITYVGDVLDPATRTMSLRVTVPNTDRLLKPEMFAIVSVYVASGPDALSVPLAAIQDGPAGKMVFVQRGAGAFEARTVKLGNEESDVVSVLEGVKAGEQVVTKGSFALKSEMERHKIEPSL